In the Arachis hypogaea cultivar Tifrunner chromosome 20, arahy.Tifrunner.gnm2.J5K5, whole genome shotgun sequence genome, ATTGTTGAGTCTGATTCACTTATGGCTATAAAGTTTTGTAAAGAATGGTATCCTTCCACTCATCCTTGCATTACTTTGATggaagatattaaaattttgtcAAGAAAAATTCATAATGTGAGATGGAGCCATTCGCTCAGAAAAGCCAATTATGCAGCAGACCATATAGCAAAGAAGGGACAAAAACTTCCTTCCGATCTTATGTCAACTTTATCTTTTGATTTGTTTGGATCTCTTATATTGAGAAgatcttatttttctttgttttgtttttattttttttgagatTTATAACTCCGTTGATTCACCAATCCTTCCATCTCAATTTTAatatggtgaaaactcaggtgcagtcgacttcacgtgaagttaatagtcgagagccgttagataaaaatttagtcaaatcaatcaaatcatctaatggctcttagttatcaacttcacgtaaagtcgactgcacctgagtttccatctCTCAATATCCTTCCCCCAAATGCTACCTTAAAGCAGTACTAATTCAATCGAAATAATACACTTAATTAATGCTAAAATATAAAAGTAAGGAAATAAATGAAGTGCTACTCAATTTAGGCAAAGTTAGTTAGTAAGATGTGTAGTTAGGGTTTTATGATTGGGCTTCCTTTTCCATCAAATGTTGCTATTTTATAATTGGGCATTCTACTTTTGTTGCTTCATCTATATTCTGCGTGGACCATTGATTGAGCCCATTAATCAATAATCATGTACGCTCACCAAAATCAGCAATAACAtttgtacaaaaaaaataaaaataaaagacttgtGCATATGTGCCGCGGTTATTATGATCCACAAACCATAATCCAATTTGGAAGAAAGTGCATTACTGCATTTAATCAAATTTGTTGTGATTATATTttaggaaacatttcaagtgcaccGGGAGTACCGGTGCACCAGTTGTTTTAAccattgatctgaattataaaaaatatatataatatatattaattgaaatcaacggttaaaataactggtGCACCGGTACTTCCCggtgcacttgaaatgtttcctatATTTTAATACCAAAAACATTTTGTTATGATTATACAATACATACATGTACACACTTGACAcaagatacaaacacttttagTAACCCTAAATATTCAATTACCAACTACCGCTTATAACTAAAGTTCCCTTGTTTAAAGGGAGTTGTAAAACAACACCCCACCCCCCACCCCAAAAACCCAATTATCTCAATCAAAGTATCTGCAAATATTATtaactttaaataaaatacattaagAAATGGCTTTACAATAAAATGGAATCGTGTGTATATATACCAGTAAAGTAAAAGTATGCTTCGAGGGGTGaactttttgtttttaatattggagtggtaactatgttttttaaaaatataaattgttggGGTGTTATTCAGTTATTTTTAAATGTAGAATTGTTTaattagagaaataaaaattaGACCATCCaatttattagaaatataaaaatcGAACTGTCTGATTTGTAGAAGTAtataaatcggaccgtccgatttatattaaaaaatttgagatacaAAAAAATCAGACCTTTCAATTTATATActtttcacaattttaaaaaataccaaaaattataaTGTTAGAATATATCATCACTTTTATTTCTATACCCAAAAAAAATAGCCTCGAGCGgcatttcataaaaatatttaattattattattattatttgaacaaATAAAGGTCTCAAGATGCAAGCTCCAAACACTACAATCCAATGGAGAAGCGCGCGTCATCCACTAATAGAAGATAGAAGTTGTGCGAGCCAGAAGGATGATGTTAACACATTTAAAATATTCATATAATAATTAAAGAAGAACACGATATAATAATAATGGTAATAAATTTTgatacaataaaattttttacataattatttaataatattcataatttaagAAATAATTATTTGTATGTATAAAATTTGTGTTTTGAAACCGTGGATGCACAAAAACTAAAGccataataaaagaataaataaattgattaatGCGAAACTTTATGCCTACAATTACTAGATACAAAATGCATAACCTCTCATCACATTATCCTTTGATACTAGACAatgtttttttattaactatattatatgtatacaaaaattatatagtaaattaattattcatataaaatatatattaaaattatataaaataatatatatttatatgccatttttgccaaaaaaaaatcaaattgggTGTGTTAATTAATGTGCCAAGAGCCCAAGACCAAGAGGATACCATTTttgcaaccaaaaaaaaaaaaaaaaaaaaaaagataatcaaATTGGGTGTGCTAATCGTGCAGACAAAGTCAAATCACCTTAGATAGTAGCAGTTTAGTATAATATCTAATCTATTAGGGtttggtgtatatatatatatagctgcaCACGTTTTCAAGTTgagaaatgatatttttattactGTATATTGTTTGTTTGTGTatgttcttttatattttattaactaatttttaatatcaaaaataaaaaatatacacaaaatagAAGACATATATGATGATGATTGCTCTTCAAAAGTTGAACAAGTCAAATAACGGAAGTACGGGGTCACTGATTCACTGGAGTCACGTAGACTTTGCTACTTGGCTGCTTTCAATTGTTCAAAAATCACCACCCAATACTTTTCAAGCTTTCTTTCTTCCTAGCAGCTACCAAGCAAACAGAACAATGGTCTCTCCTCATTAATTCTTCATAATTTCCCTGATTCGTTTTGCTCCAAACCTCATCTGCAATTGAACACTCGACTCTCCTTGTTCAACCATGAACTTGAAGAGTTATACGTATAGCATAACCTCTGCCATATCCACTCtcctttatctttctttcttgttcCTCTCGGACTTGGCCATATCTATTGAAGCTTATGTTCCAGTTGATAGCTTCACCGTCAACTGTGGCTCAACTGGCAATTTCTCCGACGGTGAAAGGTCATGGAGCGGAGACATAGACTCAAAGTTCTTAAGTCTTCAAGACACAAAAACCATCGTTGCTCAACCAGCCACACAAGCTTCTCCGAACAAAGTTCCATATACCAGTGCTCGCTTGTCTAACTCTGAATTCAGTTACTCCTTCCCGGTCACAGTTGGCCGAAAATTTGTTCGTCTCTTCTTCTACCCTGCTTCTTACGCTGGCTTTGACCGTAATAACGCCTTCTTCACGGTCAAATCCGAGGGCTTCACACTCCTTAAGGATTTCAACGCTTCGCTCAACGCCGATGCTGCAAACAGGGACACCATCTTTAAAGAATACATAATCAACGTGGATGATGGGCAGAGGATCAACCTAACCTTCACTCCAAACACATCCCATCCAAATTCTTACGCGTTTGTGAATGGAATTGAAGTGGTGGCCATGCCCACTGATCTCTACTTCACTGAACCCAGCGGACAACAAGTTGTATTTGTGGGTCAGCCAGGCGCCGCATACACTATGCAAAACAGTAGCGCCCTGCAGACAGACTACAGAATCAAAGTTGGCGGCAACACAATCTCACCTAAAGCTGATACTGGCATGCTCCGGAATTGGGCAGGAGATGATGCTGATTATTTAAGAACGCCAAGTGCTCTGTATATGCTATTCGCTAATGAGACCGGAAAGATGAACATCACTGTGAGTCCTGATTATGAAGCACCCATTGAACTCTACAGAACATCACGTGAGATGGGCAAGAATGGAACTCTCAACCAAATGATAAATTTGACCTGGGAGTTTCCTGTTGATTCTGGCTTCACCTACATGCTCAGGCTTCACTTTTGCGAGCTAGACCCAAGCATTAATAAAACCGGTGACAGAGTGTTCAACATCTACATAGCAGGCCAGTTGGCGGAGGACCGTGCCAATGTTctaagatggagcaaacaaaaggGAATTGCTGTACAGAGAGACTATGCAGTTACGATCCCAGGGACTACTCAAGACAAGTTTAACCTTTCACTCCAAATGCATCCTTCATCATTCGTATGGTACAGCGACCCTTTCTTGAACGGCCTTGAAATCTTCAAGATTAGTGACCCCGCTTCGAACAGCCTCGCCGGGCCGAACCCGAACCTGGCCAGTGTCCCGGGTCAACGCAACCCGCCAAAGTCAACCAACTCAAAGAGCAGCAACAAGGCGACTATAATCGGTGTCGTGGTGGGCGCAGCATGCGGCGTCGTTTTGCTCTCTGCTATCGCCTTCTTCCTCCTCAGCCGTCGCAACAAGACAAAGACGAGCGTTATCCTGAAGGACTCAAAGTCCAACAACACCTCCAAGTGGGGCCCACTCTCCTTCGCCACGACCAAGTCAACCAGCACACAGAAATCTTCACTCCCCTCCGATCTCTGCCGCCACTTCTCCCTCGTCGAGATCCGCGCCGCCACAAACAACTTCGACGACCTCTTCATCGTCGGTGCCGGAGGATTCGGCCACGTGTACAAGGGCTACATCGACGGCGGAACCACCCCCGTCGCCATCAAGCGCCTCAAGCCAGGATCCCAGCAGGGAGAACACGAGTTCATGAACGAGATCGAGATGCTCTCGCAGCTTCGCCACCTTCATCTCGTTTCGCTAATCGGTTACTGCAACGAGAGCAACGAGATGATCCTGGTCTACGATTTCATGGACCGTGGAACCCTCCGCGACCATCTCTACAACACCGAAAACCCTTCCATCAAATGGAAGCAGCGGTTACAGATCTGCATCGGTGCAGCGCGTGGACTACACTACCTTCATACAGGCGCGAAGCACACGATCATCCACCGAGACGTGAAAACCACGAATATCTTGTTGGATGATAAGTGGGTAGCTAAGGTTTCTGATTTTGGCTTATCGAGAATTGGGCCTACCGGTAATACTAAAGCCCATGTGAGCACAGTAGTGAAGGGTAGCGTTGGGTATTTGGATCCGGAGTACTATAAACGACAGCGTTTAACGGAGAAGTCTGACGTGTACTCTTTTGGTGTGGTGTTGTTTGAGATACTATGCGCAAGGCCGCCTCTGATCCGTACGGCTGAGAAGAAACAGGTATCGCTTGTTGATTGGGCGAGACACTGCTGGAACAACGGGTCGTTGGGTCAGATTGTGGACCCCGCTTTGAAAGGCTCTATTGCTCCCGAGTGTTTGAGGAAGTTCGGTGAGATTGCTGTTAGTTGTTTGTTGGATGATGGAACGCTGAGGCCGTCCATGAACGACGTCGTTTGGATGCTGGAGTTTGCGTTGCAGCTTCAAGAGAGTGCGGAGCAGCGTGACCGTGCGATTGGGATTGGGATGCctgatggtgatgatgaggaggatcgtgcggttgagaagagagaagagagtgatgaCATGTTTAGTAGTGGAACCAGCGTTGGGCAAGTTTCTGACTTTAACAAGAGTAGTGGTGTGAGTATGATGAGTAGTAGTGGAGATAATAGTTATGGTAATAAGGACACTGATAGGTTTTTGTCTGGGACTGTTTTCTCTGAGATTATGGATCCAAAGGCTCGCTGACGCAAAAATCAAACGCCAACAAATTCCATAATTGGTTGCGCTTACTTTTTTGAGTTATATGGTTAGTCTATGTTGGAAGCTGCTTTTAAGATTGTATATGAATTAATTTCTTCTATATAATAAAAGACGTGTAAGATTCTCTTGGTAAATGGCATTGGTAGGATATGATATTGAGAAAGTATATTTGCACAAAAATTGTAGAGGTTGATAATGGAACTATATGGCATGCAATAATGGACAATTTTTGTTTCACTGCCTAATGTGGTGAGCAAGCTTGTGAACTAGTCCCAGCCTGAAAATGAAAGATTCAATATGTTTAATCTGTTGCGATTTTAGAAAGCAAGAGTGGAATTAATCACTTTACTTACCACGCAAGAATCAACGTTATCACATCCGCATAAGAGCTTCCCATTTAGCATGTCCACAGCTTGAAACGATCCTCCTTCTTCACTCTTCTGTTCAATAACCCAAAATTAGTAGTttaacaacttaaaaaaaaaaagaagaggagaaaaagTGAAACTATTTCTATTCCCCCTACCTTGTAATAATCAACGGCAACGAAATTTGCCCATCGATTGCTGGCGGCACCATGTTAAGTTTGCAGCATGTCAATAAGAGATGCCGAATTATCTGAACAAGTAACTGGCTTAAGCGGAACTGAACGAAAGTAATTAACCAACACTAGGGATTTGCTTTTGTCATCAAGATTTGATGATTCTGCCCTGTTTGGGCAGCTACCTGTTTTTCTTCCACCATCTCCATCTGCGGAACTCATTAAGTCAAGATCACCAAACTGAAAATTGAGAATGGAATCAAGCAAGAACATTGTACGTGTTAAGAATGAAAAGGGTTATAAATTATAATAGATGGTGTTTTTCATACACTGATTTTCAACCATGTAATTCCATTGGTAAGCAATGCCTTCACTTTGTTCCTTAGACTTGACTGAAGTGAACACAATTAATCTTCGGTTTTTAGCAACCATATCACTCACTAGAGACCAATTGCCGCCGTTTCTCGGCATATTGGTAACCGGAAACCAAAATTTCTTCAGGCCGACGACACTAAAGACCTTTTTCAATCCGTTTTGTGTATGAATGTAATCTTCCAATATGAGTGTGACAATTTCTGATGGGTTAGCTGATAAGAAAGCTTCAATTTCCTTCAATGTACCTATAGCTGGTTCCTACTAGTATAAAAAGGTGCTAATTTATTAGAATAGGTCAAAAAGAAAACATAACTAGTGAGAAATAGTTACACAATTATATACAAAAGCAGTGTAGTCATGGCACTGGCCTTGAGATGAATGGCATAACCAAACATCTCCATCAAAATCGTACATGCCTAGCATTAGTCCCCGAACTCCATTCTACAAATGAAAGACAatgatggaaaaacaaaaattgtgACCTTATAAACTATGCTTAGTAATAAGAAAGAATCATAACACAAATGGTTAAAAAGTGTGACCCATGAATTATACTCATTATAGTTGAATAGAAATAGAGGACAAGACGTTTGGTTGATCGgacagtggatacaaaaaaaaaaactcttgtgttgtagcatgtcctcattcttttttaaaaaattttacctaTAACCAAACACAATACAGTACAAATTTTTGTGTCTCTGTATCCCTGTGGGCACGGTCCCAAAAAGGAACTAAAGATGGCCCAAGCATGTACAAAAAGTTATTAGCAGTTAATGGCATACACTTAGCTGGTGCGTTATGCTGTCCTCTTGATTAGTGATGGTTACTTGAGGAACTCCTGTTTGAGAAGGTTCTCCATCAATTGCAAAAGCGTTGTGTGTTGTTAAATATGCATATTTGTTGAATGGAAGAGAGTTATTCTGTtaggataaaaaaaaagagagacaaACAATGAACAACAGATGAAGATAAATAGTCATGAGTTTCCGGTTTTCTTCACCTTACGACAATATGCATGTTATGAAGAAAAACAAGCAAACtgtaaagagaaaatgaaagaatAATGCTAAAAAAATTTGCACTAATTGACTAATATATTTATTTCTGTGCTTCCTTCATTCCAAAACTGATTTATATATTAGGACACTATTTATTCTAGAGTATTATTTCTATGGCACAATATTCTTATTCTAAAATGAATAATGATCACGAAGTCATTCTAAAGAGATAAATAGCATCTTACTATGAGCTTAAATTGATCTGTGGtgcaagaccaaaaaaaaaaaaaaaaattgatctgTGGTGGATGATCTCACACACTTAGAGCCTGAAAATCCAAGCGTACATGAGAAACAATAGAGCCCAGCTCCACAGTCATCATTGGAGGAGCAATTATCAAGAAGCtgatcaaatattttaatttaagccaataagacaaaaacaaaaaaccatAAATAGATGGCATGATTAGATAGAAGTTGAGGTGGAAAACACAAACCATGCAGTCTCCATTAGAGCAATCAGCAGCAGCATCATTGCACAATGTAAAAATTACCAAAAGCAAGAACAGCAGAGAACCCATTTTTGTAAAGAGAGAAgttttggattggattggatattAGAGGAGTGTATGTCCTAAAGAAATTCAATGAAAAGAGAGAATATAGAGAATCGTATAAACAAGGCTAATGCTGAAACAATactattattttagtaattaatatgataattatttaCATTTACATTGGCAAGTATGAACAATGGAACACGGCAGAGCCAAAAGGGGAATACGGCTATGTGCTTGTGTTGCTTATTTTGCAAGTTTTCTTCACCAACCAGACTACCTTCTACCATTAATAAAGCATAGTAATACCGATTGAAAGAGGTGAGTTGGACTTTTATATGGAGGATATGTTTGGCAAAGTAGGGTGAACTATCTTGTTAGTGACTTAGTGATTAGTTCCGTATGTTGTAAGTTTCATGAGATCAGTAGTTTGATTCTCCTCTCCAAATATAGAGTAATTTGTAGTCTTACCAAGTTTACTAAAAAAGACTCATTAATATCCTTTGCCATCCAAAATAAGTAAATTTTAGTTAAGTTTGACAATGAATTCCTTCGTTGGTCAAATTTAAGTGCACCATTCTTTAGGtagaaaagaataataataataaaaaaaaaaaagattgtggTTGGTCAACCATTGGGGTGATAATTACCAAGGAACATTaccttttgatttttgatttgacAAACAGTTCTCTCCAGTTGATTAAAATCTCCTCCTTCACAACTTGTGGAAGTTCTGaaagtaaaaaactaaaaatcataacACTCACTCAGCTAGTTTCTAAAGTCTTAGTATATGAAAGAGACCGTATTTTTGTATTGAACAATGGATCCATTGAGACTTGTACAGTACAATTCAAGTAAACATGCTTCACTTGATGCAGCAATACTAATGCATCAGAAGTCAGAACCATTCTCACTCTATAAAATTCAATGCTAAGATCAAATTCTGGCATAAGATAACAAATATTTTCTCTATccaaaagtaaaggaaatgggtgGAGCAATTATAGCTACAGGTAGCAGAAGCACCATGCTTATATCTTCTAGCATGGGCTTTTTTCCAGCGTTAAATTTCATGTGAATAATAAGGGAAaaaatatagttcaaaactaaAAGCATCAAATTCTCACATCACAATCCGGACCTGTATTGTCGAGAAATGTAGTTTAAGAGAATCATTTGACACAATTCTTGGGACATATCCCCCTAACTTGATCACACAAATTAACTGACCCAATCCTTGAAACCCTGTTGCCTAACTCAACTACCATGCatccaccccaattgattgacaCAATTAATTGACATCATTGTTAACTAACAACTTGAAAATGCCTGGTCAACGAACTTTATGTTTTTTTGTCTGGTCTTGTCCCTTAAATGCTGCACAAGTATACTTCCAGCTGCGGATGGCTATGATCAAGGGTATTACAATCCAAGAAGCATTTGCTCCAATATAGTACGCATAATAGTACAATTTGCTTGCAGCGAAATTGTCACCTTCCAAGAGTGCTGTTATATAATATACACCAACTCCATATAGCTGGCTCAATGAGATGGCAAATTGAAGTATGTGGCTATATGACTTTCCAGTAGCTATTGCATACCTGTCATCCATAATAGCAACTGCAGAGTTAAACTACACAAATGAAAAGTTCTCTAGAACGCACACTAAGAAAACACTTACACTGCTAGAAGGGAAGCTGGACCACCAAAAACCGCTGTTAGTCCTTCAACACTAACAATTCCTGCATCCCTTCCAGCATACCTTGAATCCCCTTTGCTATATTCCTTCCCTGTTAAATGTTTCATAAAAAACATTCATCAACTTAAACTGAAGATTTATTTGAAACGTAAGCGAAATTCCAACAATGCTTTATGTAAGGGTTGTGTGGTGTGAAAGAAGTCAAAGAACTACTCACAAACTTCAGCTAGGTAGAAGCCAGTCTTATCCTTGTAGAACTCTGGTGCAAAAACAAAGTAACCTTCAACAATCAGGTGAGTGAGGCCCGTAAATGCCCACCAGCACATCAACAGTCTATCAGTTTTTGTTTTCTTAGGTAGCCGCCCTAGGAGTACCACAGAAGAAATGTAAACAAAATCAGGAACCCTAAGATGATTTCTCAGAGTTGAAAGTGTAATAAATGATTTTATTTCAGAGAGAAACCACAAACTACCAAGTTGGCTTCTATAAATCCAAGATTTCAACGTCTGCATCAAAGGTCAACCTCATACTGTAAAGAAATGTACTGCCATGGGAACTAACTAACAATTGAATAAGTTCACACCATAGAGTTAACAAATTACAGCCAGACCaaaatttctctctttctttcttgcaATTTTTTCAATAACAAGCAGACCAAAGATAATCATAGATCTACCTAGTAAATTTTATTGTAGCATAAATATATCTATCTTACATCCTAAACTAATCATCCATTTACCAAAGAGCTTTCGAAACTGGATCTAACTATTGTGACAAATGGCAAACAAGGTTCATTGACAAAAATCCAACATGTTGTGTCATGAGCAACATTTTGAGAGCTCTTAAAAATTGGTGTGTGTTGCTTAGATCATTTTTCATTAGTAATAATATAGGCTCAATTGTAATCATTTTGTAGTAGGAACACAAAAGAAGTATATAAGATGTAACCATCTAACAAACAATTTGCTAGGTTTTCATTTTGAGCAAAAttgaaagatttgattgaaataaATGTGAGTGAGGTACCTGAGAAGATCCAAGTGAGAGAAACGAGGAGGAAGGTGAAGAATGCGAAGACAGAGAGAATGTTTGACTGAGAGAGGGAGCAGGGAACGTAACCGGGAAGGTGCAAGTCCCTTGGACTGTAGGGATGACCCTCTGAAACCATCTCCTTcaaactttcttcttcttcttcaacgatGGGAGTGTGAACGAGAATGAACGCGCACACTCGGACTTATAAGTCTAGCTGTTATTTGAGGGTGTTGACAATATTTATCAAATTAGACTTCAATGAGATAATCACTGGTTGAGCCCAATCATCTgatcataataaataaataattgtaaaaaattattaaaaaaataaaatttaaaataacttaCGCAATATGGCTTTTCCAAATTTAATTCAACATTAACCAATTACCTAAAATCTATAagaatatatatagagagaaaaatctataagaatatatatatagagaaaagAGAATTTGATGTCTAACTTtcgcttttttattttaaattcttaatgCTATTAATAAATAGTATTAACATAATTGTCAtcttaaaattagttaaaaatataatatcagttaattttttcatttttttatagttattttttttattttacacatAATTTTTATCCATGTTATCTTCTTATTTTCAGAGTGCAtatagtacttttttttttatttttctttcacttaattaaaaaaaataatgataaatgagAGAATGAGCATTGGCTACTCTTGCAGCTTCTTCAATCTCAACTTGGTCAGCATAAGATCTTTCTAAGAGTATGTTTTCTCTAATTGTTGTCGCAAACAAAGCCGGTTTTTGGCTCACTACTCCTATTTTCGGCCTCAACCATTTTAGCTTCAAACTCTTAACATCATGCCTATCTAGCAAAACTTGTCCTACACACAATTTCTTCAATTAATTAGTGTCACATAACATACCATACCATATCATATGGCCTTTAATTAATATGCATAACTTCAGTTCCAGATTTTTTTAACAAGCAAGTAAACTACATACTAAACAAGAATGCAACTCTACTTAGCCATCACTCAAATTAAGTGAGAAATTGTAACTTAACAAGAATGCAACTTTACCTC is a window encoding:
- the LOC112782577 gene encoding receptor-like protein kinase FERONIA is translated as MNLKSYTYSITSAISTLLYLSFLFLSDLAISIEAYVPVDSFTVNCGSTGNFSDGERSWSGDIDSKFLSLQDTKTIVAQPATQASPNKVPYTSARLSNSEFSYSFPVTVGRKFVRLFFYPASYAGFDRNNAFFTVKSEGFTLLKDFNASLNADAANRDTIFKEYIINVDDGQRINLTFTPNTSHPNSYAFVNGIEVVAMPTDLYFTEPSGQQVVFVGQPGAAYTMQNSSALQTDYRIKVGGNTISPKADTGMLRNWAGDDADYLRTPSALYMLFANETGKMNITVSPDYEAPIELYRTSREMGKNGTLNQMINLTWEFPVDSGFTYMLRLHFCELDPSINKTGDRVFNIYIAGQLAEDRANVLRWSKQKGIAVQRDYAVTIPGTTQDKFNLSLQMHPSSFVWYSDPFLNGLEIFKISDPASNSLAGPNPNLASVPGQRNPPKSTNSKSSNKATIIGVVVGAACGVVLLSAIAFFLLSRRNKTKTSVILKDSKSNNTSKWGPLSFATTKSTSTQKSSLPSDLCRHFSLVEIRAATNNFDDLFIVGAGGFGHVYKGYIDGGTTPVAIKRLKPGSQQGEHEFMNEIEMLSQLRHLHLVSLIGYCNESNEMILVYDFMDRGTLRDHLYNTENPSIKWKQRLQICIGAARGLHYLHTGAKHTIIHRDVKTTNILLDDKWVAKVSDFGLSRIGPTGNTKAHVSTVVKGSVGYLDPEYYKRQRLTEKSDVYSFGVVLFEILCARPPLIRTAEKKQVSLVDWARHCWNNGSLGQIVDPALKGSIAPECLRKFGEIAVSCLLDDGTLRPSMNDVVWMLEFALQLQESAEQRDRAIGIGMPDGDDEEDRAVEKREESDDMFSSGTSVGQVSDFNKSSGVSMMSSSGDNSYGNKDTDRFLSGTVFSEIMDPKAR
- the LOC112782578 gene encoding PI-PLC X domain-containing protein At5g67130 isoform X1, whose amino-acid sequence is MGSLLFLLLVIFTLCNDAAADCSNGDCMNNSLPFNKYAYLTTHNAFAIDGEPSQTGVPQVTITNQEDSITHQLSEPAIGTLKEIEAFLSANPSEIVTLILEDYIHTQNGLKKVFSVVGLKKFWFPVTNMPRNGGNWSLVSDMVAKNRRLIVFTSVKSKEQSEGIAYQWNYMVENQYGDGGRKTGSCPNRAESSNLDDKSKSLVLVNYFRSVPLKPVTCSDNSASLIDMLQT
- the LOC112782578 gene encoding PI-PLC X domain-containing protein At5g67130 isoform X2, with the protein product MVEGSLVGEENLQNKQHKHIAVFPFWLCRVPLFILANVNNNSLPFNKYAYLTTHNAFAIDGEPSQTGVPQVTITNQEDSITHQLSEPAIGTLKEIEAFLSANPSEIVTLILEDYIHTQNGLKKVFSVVGLKKFWFPVTNMPRNGGNWSLVSDMVAKNRRLIVFTSVKSKEQSEGIAYQWNYMVENQFW
- the LOC112782579 gene encoding probable 3-beta-hydroxysteroid-Delta(8),Delta(7)-isomerase translates to MVSEGHPYSPRDLHLPGYVPCSLSQSNILSVFAFFTFLLVSLTWIFSGRLPKKTKTDRLLMCWWAFTGLTHLIVEGYFVFAPEFYKDKTGFYLAEVWKEYSKGDSRYAGRDAGIVSVEGLTAVFGGPASLLAVYAIATGKSYSHILQFAISLSQLYGVGVYYITALLEGDNFAASKLYYYAYYIGANASWIVIPLIIAIRSWKYTCAAFKGQDQTKKHKVR